In the Oxyura jamaicensis isolate SHBP4307 breed ruddy duck chromosome 19, BPBGC_Ojam_1.0, whole genome shotgun sequence genome, GGGCCGGTGCCGAGGAGCCgggccccgggcagccccggtGGACGCCCGCCCGTGTAGCCGGGCGTTGCAGCTTGCAGCAGCTGAGGTTTGCGTCAGGCCTTGCCTTCTTCTCGGTTTTCGCTCCGCCGCCTTGAGGTGTTTTCACTATCAGAAGCAGGGGAagagcagcccagctcctcgCCTGCCgtctgggctgctggcaggagcggcagcagcaccagcaaaaCGCTGCTGGCAGAAGAAAGGGGCGAAGGCAGCAGTAATGCTTCCATGAAAATATAGCAGTGCCACCCTTCCCCTCACACCCCAACAGGACACAGGGCTGCCACTGGaatccagctccagctggcttcCCCAGTTGCCATCGCAACATGCCCCTGCGAGAGCACCAATTGTTCTGTTTAATGTGGTCAAAAGCAGGCTTGTGCCAACCGGCTCTGTGGAGGGCAGTGGAAAAGTTACTTTATTGTCTTGTAACTGTGCCAAGCAAAATCCTCAGAAGCATTGTAAATTAAAAGCCTGCATGATGGGGTGCAGCGTGATTTACTAGTCAGCCACACAGTTACTCAAATTGTAATACATATTCCACATCTCATCTAACATCGTTACCTTACAGCAAATGACTTGGTATTTATGAGAACATATGACTGAAGTTTTAGGAAGATATACAGGCAAATTCATTCATAGATGTCAAAATGAAGGTGGTTCCTGTATAACCCAAATATAAGGTGCAATCCTGCAGACAAAGTGAAAGCAATTTAGCTTTTCTTATAAAACTTTACTGTAATGTAGCGTAGCAAGCTTTGTCTGAACAAACAATTAAGAGTACTCTGCTGTGATCTAAACAGAGCTGGGATCCATTTCCAAAATGGATTAAGCATGAGAAAACAAGACAATACtgtaacagaaatgtttgcttaaAGAATTATAGTTGCAAAGGAGAAGCCATTCCTGCATTACTGGACTTCTGACACGACAAGGGTGGACTAAGAACACAGATGAGGTAGGTGGAGCCTGACCTTCTTACATAGCAGAATGAGGAATAATGTATGCAGACTTGTCCCATCAAGGTTATATAAACAAATCTCTGTATTAAAGTATTCAGTGACcttatttattctgttctgaggcttaaatatgaaataacaaAGTTACTTAGAGCTACAGGCGTGtaaaaaacaatcattttttgCTTATTAGATATTTCAGAAGTAGTATAAACGAGACTTTACTTCCACCTACAtacatggtgtttttttttttgtctgttttataaaaaaaaagttcattttgtcttctgtaaatTTATTAGGGATCACCTGAACACAGAACTGACAATATTTTCAACTACCAATGCAAAACTATGTGACAGTAACACGTTAGCTTTGAACTACTGTTCAGAAAAGTTATTTACGTCAAGACCCCATTCTTCAGCTTCTATAAGAAGCATTCAGGAATCCTCTAAAGGCAGTTCAGTAGATACTTCCTTGCATGTAAacatttcccttcccctttgcCAACACctttattcttctgttcttcagcatGGACTGGGGCATCAGTCCCAGCTCAAGAGCAGTCACTGCTCAGCTTTTTGAAGCAGTCTTTAAGTTACCAGCGTCTGTAGCTtcattagctttctttttttccttagcgTTCTCCTTTGCAGTTCTCCTACAAGAAACACATTGGAGACCAAGACAGCTGAACAATAcgcatggaaaaaaaaaactacatagCGATGTCCCAGACATCCGTCTTTTTACGTTTTACTGCAACTGAACATAaatccttcagcagcagcagtctgcaGCGTGTGTAATGGTGCTCTTCATGACCGCTGTTTACCACGCTGAACTGCTACACACCAGACAGCCTTATTCTGGGAGCTCCAGTCATTGCAATTTAAgatctattttttatattaagaaTTCATGCATTAAAAACgaagccagccccagccctttGCCAGAAGAGGAGCAGCTAAGTTCTATCTGCTAGAAATGCGAGTCTGAGTCTGGCTTTACAGCCTGTGGTTGAAACTCAGCTCATTACAGAGCTGCCTGAATCGCTGCCATCTCATGTGGCACCACATAAGGTGAACTGATGGCATTTATCCAATTTCCAGTAAGCAGATACTGACACTAAAACTTCACCATCACTACAAGCACTGTGACTCAGTGGTGCGTCCAAACAAGATATTGGTTACTGTGGAGGAAGCTTGCTGGCCTTTCCTGTATAAAAACCACcttgagaggagaaaaaaaaaaaacttactttttactttccttctttAAGAAGCACTGAGGGGTGGTACAAATTGCTTCTCTCGTTAGTGGTTTCTtaatgaatttcttcttttgcttgctGAGAATGACATTTAGTGAAGAAGGATTAAGTGTCTTTAACGGACAAACATTAATattcaaagtaaataaaatagacAATGAAAACCTGTACTGGTTGTTAGGGATTGACAGGTCTGAATGTATCTTCAGTGTTTATTCCAAAATCAGTTTGGCTACTTACCTATGACATTTACCATGTCTTTATTGATCCATGACTTTATCTCCATGACACTCAAACAAACTTTAACACATAAggtttatatgtttatatacacacagattTCTAATTTTGAGAACTATTACTAGTTACTCAGTTCTgcataaaaaaaagcattacaaagCACTAATTACAACTCTATCTATATGCATACACCCTTACACCATTTTAAGGTAACTTTTTCCACGTGTCAGAAGTATGATTCACGACCGTGAGCCTAGGCAATCCAATCTAGGGCATATTTCAGGGAGTTTGTGTTTTTTCAggagttaactgcttttctatAATTAGAGaattgtttccatttttgtCTGGGtaaaaaaaccaacaccatCCCCATCTAAAATTCCTTTTGCAGGTGAACTGCAGCTGTACCTTTTGTAACCCTTTTATCCCAAGCACCCCTCATGCAAGCTTTTGAAACGGAAGACAAACGGTAAAATACTCAAACGAACGTACCTCTCAAGTTTGGGAAAGTGTTTTATGTAGCCAGGCACAGGACAGCCAGCTCGCTGAATAACATTAGCTATactggaaaggagaggagggaggaggttAACCCTGGCAGAAAGTGCTTGGAGAAGAGATAAGAAGGTCCCATGGACCAGACAGAACCACGCGGTTCAATAATACACTATACAAAACATAAAGCGTATTTTTGCTGTATCATTTTCAGTTTACCTTCGTAATAAAGGTTTATCATCTTCTGTAAAGAAAGTGACTGCTTTTCCTGTGTGCCCTGCTCTTCCAGTGCGACCTGTCAAACACAAATTTAGCAGAGTAAGAGAGATTTTACTTCAAATAACTTTATTCTATTCCTCCTCACAGCCCCAGCCTCGCAGTGTATGTTAATATACTAAACATACTACAAAGCAGCTGATCCCCAAAGATTGTTTCTACTGCACAAAAGGACACACGTCTGAACGAATCAAGCGTTCAAGGCTCGTAGAAGCTTGACAAAAAAGTAACTCAGTTTTACTGGAAGTTGAGGCCAGGTAAAAAGTAGCTCAAGTGACCTAGTGCTGTAGCAACAGAGGAGTCTTGGTTTCAGGATTTTCACTTATGCACAGGACAATCTCCATTAAAGATTTAAGAACTAGGAAAAAGGACACACTTTGTGAACAAGCACTCACCTATCCGATGGATGTACTCCACCGCACTTGTTGGCAAATCATAATTAATGACCATATTTACTCCTTTGAAGTCAATCCCTCGAGCTAGTAAGGCTGTGCAGATGAGCACCCAGATCTTCCCAGCTCGGAAACTGTGTACTACATTATCTctctaagaaaagaaacaaaacgtACTTGGAAACGGTCTGACTAGCAGCCTGAGAAAAGAGATGGACTTATTTCCTGAAAGGTGTCGTGTTAACGAGCAAAACTAAACCTCTCAACCAAAACCTGCAGGTAAGTTTGACAGTAGTTTACTGCAACATAAGAAAGGTTAAAAACAGGTGTTgtcaaatattattaaaaataaaaaataaaaagaaaagaaattacatccTCCTACCTGTTGCTGAGTTTTGTCTGCATGGATGACATCCACATTGATGCCTTCATAAATCAGTTCATGGAAAAGCTCTTTAGCCCTCTCAATAGACTGCACAAAAACAAGGACTGGAGGAGCAAAACCCTGCAAAAGAATAAGCTTGTCTAAGGTTCGAGTCCTTTTACTACTGTTCTTGGTTGCAGACTGTGTGGCTACAGACCTAGTTGGCCCCAGTATTTTAGAggataactatttttttctaaaatggaTTAAGTatgagaaaacaagacaaaaatcttTGGAAGTCAGATGTAAGCAAGTTCAACTCCACTACCTTTGATAGAAGCATTCTTCGCTTAATCATCAGGCTGCATTTTAATCTGCAGAAACTAACTTCTTTTGTTCCCCTCCCAATGTAAGCAATCCTACTCACTGCCAACTAAAATTAAGCAGACAATACAAAATACTCCCAAGACTCAAACGTGCAAGCAAGAATAGGGAACCCTCTCAGTTTTCACAGGGAGAGgaactcctcttcctcctgtaCAGCCTTGTACTCTCTTTAGCACATACCACATAGGAGTCTTTGACCTAGGGAATTGTGTGTCCCTGACAGACACACGGCTCAGTTCAGAAGTATGCAAGATGTGCTCAGTCACtccaaaatacctttttaacaAGCTCTCTCATTGCTGTTAGTTTTCCTGTCTCAGATCCAACAAACAACAGCTCTTGTTCTACTGTCTCCGCTGCAGAGTTTctgaaaccagaaaacaaaatcatacaCACGTATTTTACATGGTGGGCGAGAAACACTGCATGACTTATTTCACCAGTACACACTCTCAAAGTTTATTTGATGACAAAATACTGGGCAAACATTTTCCCTAGTGTGCAAGAAAGATCTATATGCCTACACAAATCTTGAGACAAAGAGCCTGTGGTACTAGGATTAACAACAGACGTACACCAAGCAGGCTGGTGAggcaaagaaaggaagcaagtcacccaagaaaggaaaaaagcatcagAGTGCCAGAGCACAGCTGCACACCTACCTTGCTCCAACAGACACCAGAACAACACTGTCAAGGTTGAGTTTACACCACTCCTCCACATCGCGTGCAAAGGTTGCACTGAACAAGGCCCTTCTCACCACGGGGGACGTGCACGCCAGGAAGATAGAGGCCAGCTGGTCTCGGAATCCTGTCTTCCCATCTTCAAACAGTTTGTCGGACTCATCCACCACCAGCCACTCCACACTAGGAACAAAGAGGGTTTCTTCTCAGTAAGAGTCGCTTGCAGAGAAGTCAGTTCTAACCCATCATCACAAACACAAGAattacacacacatacactttTCAGTGGCAAAGCCTGCAGCAAAGCCACACATGACAGAGATTCTCAGTACCTGGTCAAGTCTATTGCTGGAGGATCCTCTTTCAACAAATAAATGAGTCTGTTTGGAGTAGTAACTAGTATATctatagagaaaaaataaaacacatccaAAACGTTAGACGAGACACAGAATTTAAACAGAATGTtaagaaacatattttccaaCCCAATCTGACAGAGGTTTGTTGGTTTGGGGTTAGGACAAGGCAATTCTTTGTTGCAATTCATTTGGGGGAGTAtttaagcagcagcagatcttGCAAAAAAGTTGTGGATTTCTCTATCACCACAAGACTATGTAAATGGTCCTTAAAATCCATCAGGAAGAGTTTACATACAAAAATCAATCTACCATGCTCTTCTTCAGAGCCTTATCTTCTGTCACATTCACCTTTTATTAAGCCTACAACTTAAAAGTTCTACCGTCAGGCTCACTTTCTATTTCTTCcatgaaagcttttttcttttttagcgCTGAGCAATAAGTTACACGATTTGAGTGGTATTAACCAGCTTCCTTACATCCACACAACCCAGAAAAGtcagtgatgtttttaaaattttcaggaTGCACTTCAGTAGCAAAAACAATTACCGAATTTCTTTGATGACTTGGGCCCAAACTTCTTTGCTGCTTCAACTGCCTTGTGGATCATGTGTATCCTGAAGCCTGTCCCCTCAGCCAATTTCACCAGCTCCCGATGTGTCTGAAAAGATGGCAACACAGATTAAGTTTACAGAAGCTGATCAGCTTTGTTTGAAATCAGGAAAACCGCAGGCATTCCTGA is a window encoding:
- the DDX52 gene encoding probable ATP-dependent RNA helicase DDX52; protein product: MEAQELFRRLGAGARFDVRRFGRDARRFGVIKGSGDGGSSEGLDFFGSKEGAPRGSATGAGAAEREGLQEEDGAGKKGVEVLGKRKRTAENGKGKRKRKKMQEAVSMPELSENSGIMWMSSLEAKIKDTKDKKPTAEKLERLRREKINRFRNQHRINVQGTDLPDPIATFEQLQKEYKIHPKIMENVQAAGFQVPTPIQMQAIPVMLHGRELLASAPTGSGKTLAFCIPLLTHLKQPMNKGFRALIIAPTRELASQTHRELVKLAEGTGFRIHMIHKAVEAAKKFGPKSSKKFDILVTTPNRLIYLLKEDPPAIDLTSVEWLVVDESDKLFEDGKTGFRDQLASIFLACTSPVVRRALFSATFARDVEEWCKLNLDSVVLVSVGARNSAAETVEQELLFVGSETGKLTAMRELVKKGFAPPVLVFVQSIERAKELFHELIYEGINVDVIHADKTQQQRDNVVHSFRAGKIWVLICTALLARGIDFKGVNMVINYDLPTSAVEYIHRIGRTGRAGHTGKAVTFFTEDDKPLLRSIANVIQRAGCPVPGYIKHFPKLESKQKKKFIKKPLTREAICTTPQCFLKKESKKRTAKENAKEKKKANEATDAGNLKTASKS